Genomic DNA from Roseburia intestinalis L1-82:
TTTTCATCTCCGGCTTCTCACCCTCACGGAATTTGAAGCGGTCATCATCCACCATAATGATGTTGCCGTCTCTGTATACGACCGGACGCTCTTTTGCAAAATAAAGCGGTACGATCTCAATGTTCTCACGTTTGATGTACTGCCAGATATCTTTTTCTGTCCAGTTTGAGATCGGGAAGACACGGATGCTCTCGCCTTTATTGATCTTGGTGTTATACAGTTTCCACATCTCCGGTCTCTGGTTTTTCGGGTCCCATGCCTGCGCCTCGTTACGGAAGGAGAAGATTCTCTCTTTCGCACGGGATTTTTCCTCGTCACGGCGGCCGCCGCCAAATGCTGCAGTAAACTCATATTTTTTAAGCGCCTGTTTTAATGCCTGTGTTTTCATGATGTCGGTGTAAGCGGAACCGTGGTCAAACGGGTTGATGCCGGCGTCCACACCTTCCTGATTGGTGTAAACTAACATCTCAATGCCGTTCTCTTTTGCGATGCGGTCACGGAACTCGATCATCTCACGGAATTTCCAGGTCGTATCGATATGTAAAAATGGGAAAGGCGGCTTCTCCGGGTAAAATGCTTTCATGGCGAGGTGCAGCATTACCGAGCTGTCCTTTCCTATGGAGTAAAGCATTACCGGTTTTTCGCATTCAGCAGCTACTTCGCGGATGATGTAGATCGCCTCTGCCTCCAGTTCGTCCAAATGTGATAATCCACTCATAAAATATCCTCCTCTATTTTGCTGTGTTTTAATATTTGTTGGCGTCTTTTTTATTGATCCGTACGACGGTCTTGTCGCCGTCGGGTGCGGTGACAGTCCAGAGGCGGTAGTCACCGTCCTCTCTGGTGGTCAGGGTGCTGCCTCTGCCGCCGATGTCGGCCCCTAAGAAGAAGTCTATGGCTTCGGCCCTGCATTCTTTGACGCAGGAGGTGCAGCCCCAGCAGTCTCTCGGCTCTTTGATGTATGCCTTGCCGTCTGCGTCTGCCTTGATCAGATTTCCCGGACAGACTTCGATGCAGCGTCTGCATTTTACGCATTTACTTTTATTGATCGCTATGCTCACAGGGTGCCTCCTTTCTGACCAAAATCCGGTGTCTGTGTCAGATCACGGAACAGAATTTTGATTTTACCGTTTTCATAGACGGAATTGACTGCTTTTTTATCCCAGTCATCTTTTGTTCCCGGATAGTCCATGTTCTGTCCGAAACCACGCCAGCGTGTCTCTTTCCGCGCTTTTAGATGTGCGATGACGCTTTTACATACGACTAAGCGTTCCTTTACTTCATAAATATGTAACAGGTCATCCGTATCTTTTGCGGTCAGATCTTTGGTCAGTGCGAAAAGCTGGTCAATTTTTTCTTCCGCGATATTGAGCTGTTTCTCATTGTAGCGGTAATTCGTTCCGATCCCGCCTGCGTAGGCATCCATGACTTTCTGCATGGCTTCCTCGATCTGTTCCGTGCCAAAGAATGATTTTTTCTCTGCAAAACAGGACTCATATTCCTGATCGACTGCCTGTGCCAGCTTTTCTAACTGTTCCTTTGAAGCCTGTCCTTCTGACTGCTGACCTTCCTCTTCCTGCTTCAGATCCTTTAGAATCGTCTCCGCCGCGATCTCGCCCTCCACGAGTGCTCCGGTCACATATTTCTGCGGGCATCCTCCGGCGACATCCCCGGCTGCATAAAGTCCTTTTAATGTGGTTCTTCTCGCATCATCGATCCAGTAGCCGCTTGCGGTATGACCACCCACGATGTAAGGCTCGGTGCCCTCGATCTCGACATCCTGCTCATTCGGCTCTTTTCCGCTCTCGATCCATTTTAAAGTCTGGCTCGGTGCCATATTTAAATATGCCTTTAACAGATCTTTGCCCTGCTCTTCCTTAATGCCTTCCGTATGCAGGTAACACGGGCCTCTTCCCTCCTGATTCTCCGCCACGGTACCGTAGACACGCTCCTCAGTCGTAATGCCATATTTCGTCTCATAGACCTCTCCGAGGGAGTTGATCTGTTTTGCCCCGACGCCCTGTGCGATCGTTCCGGTCGGTGCGATCGTATCTTTACAGCGGAGTGCAATAAAACGCATCTCAAAAGTCGTCATTTCTGCTCCGGCTAAAATTCCCATCGCGTATCCCGCTCCGGTGTTAAACGGCGGATACCACATCTTGTGTCTTGAAAATCCCGGATTGTTCGGGCGGTAAAGTCCTGCCGCTCCGCCGGTCGCACATAAAACTGCTTTTGCAGAAAAAATGTATGCTATCTTCTCATTGACGTCAAATCCGTATGCCCCGGTCACTTTATCCTGCTCTGTAATGTAATCCGTGATGTTCACATGATTGATGACTTTCACGTTTTTCTGTGCTTTCACGGCTTCCGCTAAGATCGGCTTGATGTTCTCGCCGTTGATCTTGATATTCCGGTTACCTCTTGTCACATATTTTCCGTTTTCATCTTTTAAAATAACAAGCCCTAACTCCTCTAACTTCGCTGTCACACGGTTGAGTCCCTGCGACATGGAGAGCAGCAGGTCTTTTCTCACAATGCCATTGGCATCCTTCGTGGCATAGTCGACATAATCTTCCGGCTTTCTTCCCTCCGTGATATATGCGTTCAGGGCATTGACGCCGGCTGCAAGACAGCCGCTCCTTATGATATTCGCTTTTTCCGCGATCACAACCTTAAGCTCCGGGTTTTGCTCTGCGATAGTCAGTGCCGCATAACAGCCGGAAGTTCCACCGCCGATGATCAGCACATCCGATGTAATGATTTCTGTTTTCATATAATTCTCCATTTCTGCGCAGTTTTTTGCGCATATCAAGTTTGTGCCGGAGCACAAATCTTGCGTGTGAAAAATCTTATTTTTCACACTGATCCCCTTAAATATAAAACAGCTTCTCTGTTTCAATATTGGCATTTTCTACAATGTTTACATTCTGTGTGCCGTTTTCACCTGCCGGGAATGCAAACACCTGATAAATGAACACATTGACACGCTCGCCCTCTGTGATCGATGCCTCCTCTAACCTGCGGTTTGCCACAAGCAGCACATCATGTACTCTTACATGAAGTTCGACCTCTCTGCCGCGAAACATCACGCGCTCCACAACACCTTCCTCCACGGAAGAAGAAAAGCGGCTCTGCTCTGTCTTTTTTGTGACACTCACATGTTCCGGTCTCACCACCGCATGAAGCCCCTCACCTAATTCCTCATACCCATGGAAGCTGGTGATATTGCTGATTCTGGTCGGACTTCCCATGAACTCTGTGACAAACGGTGTCTTCGGCTGGCTGTAGATTTCGATCGGCGTTCCCGCCTGTTCGATATGTCCATGGTTGGTTATGATGATCTCATCTGCAACCTCAATTGCCTCATCCTGATCATGCGTGACAAAAATGCTGGTGATGCCGACTCTCGTAATCATCTCCCGAAGCCAGCTTCGAAGTTCCTGACGTACTTTTGCGTCAATGGCTGCAAACGGTTCATCTAAAAGAAGAAGTTCCGGGTTCGGCGCTAAGGCTCTCGCAAATGCAACCCTCTGTCTCTGTCCGCCGGATAACTGGTTCGGATAGCGCTTCTCAAATCCCTTTAACCCGACTAATTCCACCAGTTCATCCACACGCCGTCTGATATCTGCCTTTTTCCATTTTTTTACATCCAGTCCAAATGCTATGTTATCATATACGGTCATGTAGCGGAACAGCGCATAGTTCTGAAACACAAATCCGATCCCGCGCTCACTCGCCGGTACATCATTGACGACTCTTCCATCAATGATGATTTCCCCCGAATCCGCATGTTCTAATCCAGCAAGCATTCGAAGGATCGTCGTCTTTCCGCTGCCACTCGGTCCGAGCAGCCCGATCAGCTTTCCTTTTCCAATTCCAAAATTGATGTCGTCGGATGCCTGAAAATCTTTATACTTTTTATTCACATGCCTAAGTTCTACATAATTTTGTTCCGCCATAATCCGCTCCATTTCCAGTAGTACATTTACTGCCATGCTGCACCAGCTGCTATGCTGCGCCAGCTGCTATGATGCCTTAACTGCGCTGCTGTTACTTTTCTTCTCTGGCAGCCCTGCCTACGCTTCTTTGCCCTTGTGCTCCAACACACTCCGAAGCACTAAGATCACGACTGCCATACACACTAAGATCGCCGATACCGCAAACGCTCCGGTAAAATCATATCCCTGATACAAAAGTTCAATGTAAAGCGGCATCGTATTTGTTTTTCCCTGAAGGTGACCGGACAAAACAGATACCGCACCAAACTCTCCCATCGCTCTTGCCGTACAGAGCACGATTCCGTAAAGCAATGCCCATTTGATATGTGGGAAAGTAATTTTCCGGAAAATCGTAAATCCGTTTGCTCCCATCAGTGCAGCCGCTTCCTCCTCGTCGGTACCAAGTGTGGAGAGCACCGGGATGATCTCCCTCGATATAAACGGAAATGTCACAAACACTGTTGCAACCACGATTCCCGGTACCGCAAAGATCATTTTGATCCCCGCCGACCGCAGATACTCATAAAGGATACTCTGCCGTCCAAAGGTCAGGATATAGATCAGTCCGGCAATAACCGGTGAGATTGTAAGCGGAAGATCAATCAGCGTTGACAAGATCTTTTTGCCATGAAACTGGAATCGCGTGATACACCAGGATGCCGCAATTCCAAATATGGTGTTGACCACCACCGCGATCAGCGTTACTTCCAATGTAAGACCGATTGCCTTTAATGCATAATAATCGGTGACTGACGCCACAAATACTTTAATGCCCTCCCCAAACGCTGTGACAAGGACGTAGGTGAGCGGCAGGATCAACATCACTATGAGAAATAATGTGCTGATACCGATTAAGATCCATTTAAGTGGCCCTGAATTTTTTCTGATCTCCATAGCTTTCTCCTTCCTGTGATCTGATTTCTGCAAAACCTGACAGATATTCTGCCTGTCTCCATACATCTATCCTGCAATTTAGCTGCTATGCAACCTGGCTGCTATGTAACCTGGTTGCTATGCAATTCCGCTGACGATCTTTGACGCCCGGCTTTGCAGCCATGCATTGATAAAAAGGATCACAAACGCTGCCGCTAACATGACAAGAGCGATCGAAGTTGCACTCGCATAATCAAATTCCTGAAGCTTTGACATGATCATCAGCGGTGCGATCTCTGTCTCATAAGGGGTATTTCCTGCAATAAATACCACGCTTCCATATTCGCCAAGTCCTCTCGCAAAGGACATCGTAAATCCGGCGATCAGGGATGGTAAAATCTCCGGCAGGATCACACGGAACATCGTCTGCCTGCTGTTTGCGCCGAGGATATTTGCCGCCTCCTCATACTGGATATCTATTTTTTCCAAAACCGGCTGCACCGCCCGCACAACAAACGGAATTCCGATAAACACCAGCGCCACGATGATTCCGAGTCTTGTATACGCGATCTTAATTCCGAACTTCTGAAAAAATGCTCCTACCCAGCCCTCCGTCGTGGTCAGGTGTGTCAGTGCGATACCGGCAACTGCGGTCGGCAGTGCAAATGGAAGTTCGATGATGCCATCCATGATCGCTTTTCCGGGAAAATCATATCTTACAAGCACCCAGGCGATGATCATACCCATGACCGCATCGATCGCCGCCGCCACGAATGCAGTAAAAAAACTGACTGCATAGCTCGATAACACACGCGGTCTTGTGATTGTATCAAGAAATTCAGGAAATGAAAGTTTTGCTGAAAATACAACCAGCGAACATAACGGAATAATCACGATCAGTCCAAGCATTGTTATGGTAACTCCAAAAGACAGTCCAAAACCCGGTATGACTCTTTTATTTTTACTTTTACGCATGCAATCCTCCCTCTTCACTACCTGTTACGTTCATAGATCGTGTCAAAGATACCGCCATCCGAAAAATGTTTCTCTATCACAGCATCCCATCCGCCAAAGTGACTGATATCTGCCATAGCAACATCCGTCACCATCCATTTTCCATCGGAAGGAACTTTTGTGATCTCATGTGTTCCCTCCTCCGTGTAAAACTGTTTTGCAATGTCCTGATCTGCCGGACGGTAATAATTTTCTCCTGCAAGCTTCTGTGCTTCATCGGAATACAGGTAATTCAAATATTCCTCCGCAACAGCCCGGCTGCATCTTCTGTCAACCACTTCATCTACAACAGCTACCGTCGGCTGACAAAGCACCGATGCCGATGGAACAACGATCTCGTATTCTCCCGGTTCCTCCTGCATGGATAAAAATGCTTCATTCTCCCATGCAATCAGGACGTCACCCTGGCCATTCTCAATGAATGTGGTCGTTGAACCGCGTGCCCCGGAATCTAAGACCAGCACATTCTGATATAGTGTTTTCATATGCTCTGTGATGTTTTCCTCACTCTCGCCCTGTCCTTCAAAATAATACCATGCCGCGAGATAATTCCACCTTGCTCCACCGGAAGTCTTTGGGTTCGGAGTGATAACACTGACATCCGATCTTAAAAGGTCATCCCAGTCTTTGATCTGTTTTGGATTTCCCTTTCTCACAAGGAATACGATCGTTGAGGTATAGGGAGCACTGTCGTCCGGAAACTCTGATGTAAATCCCGGATCGATCAGCCCGGAATCGGAGATCGTCTTGATATCACCCTCTAATGCAAGTGTTACCACATCGGCGTCAAGGCCGTTCGCAACCTCCAATGCCTGTTTTCCGGAACCGCCATGGGACTGGATGATCCTTACCTTCTGCCCGGTCTGCTCTTCCCAGTGTTTTTCGAACAAGGTATTGTAGGCCTGATATAATTCTCTGGTCGGATCGTAGGAAACATTGACGATCTCTACTGTATCCGCATCTGCCACACTGCCGCATCCGGCGAATGTTCCCATTGCAAGCATTGCTGCTGCAAGGATTGCTGCCATCCTCTTTCTCATTGTCCCTCCACTCCGTAAAACCTGCGTCACGCACAGGTAAAATCTGTGTCTGCTGTCCTGTAAAACTGTCTTAATATCTTATCATCTGTTCCTTTATTTTTTCTTTTTCATATATTTCCTATAAGATTACTAGGATTATAACTTTAGTTCGCTGATGTGTCAAGATATAATTGGAAAATTTTTTCAATTATTTATGGGGTTGTGTATTTCAAAAGATGTGCTCTGATTACAGATTAAAAAATGACAAAAAAAATGAAACCTGGGGTCAGGTTCCATTTTTAGGAGAAGGTATTTTTACTATGGGGTATAGCAAAAACTATATATAATGTATTGGGGGGTTTTTACGGTTATTATAATAGCATGCCCCCGCAAATAAGTGTGCACAAAGTTCACAATTTTTCATCATTGTTTTTATGC
This window encodes:
- the cysD gene encoding sulfate adenylyltransferase subunit CysD; this encodes MSGLSHLDELEAEAIYIIREVAAECEKPVMLYSIGKDSSVMLHLAMKAFYPEKPPFPFLHIDTTWKFREMIEFRDRIAKENGIEMLVYTNQEGVDAGINPFDHGSAYTDIMKTQALKQALKKYEFTAAFGGGRRDEEKSRAKERIFSFRNEAQAWDPKNQRPEMWKLYNTKINKGESIRVFPISNWTEKDIWQYIKRENIEIVPLYFAKERPVVYRDGNIIMVDDDRFKFREGEKPEMKKVRFRTLGCYPLTGGVESDAETLDEIIDETLAAVSSERTSRVIDNEAAGSMERRKREGYF
- a CDS encoding 4Fe-4S dicluster domain-containing protein; protein product: MSIAINKSKCVKCRRCIEVCPGNLIKADADGKAYIKEPRDCWGCTSCVKECRAEAIDFFLGADIGGRGSTLTTREDGDYRLWTVTAPDGDKTVVRINKKDANKY
- a CDS encoding adenylyl-sulfate reductase subunit alpha, giving the protein MKTEIITSDVLIIGGGTSGCYAALTIAEQNPELKVVIAEKANIIRSGCLAAGVNALNAYITEGRKPEDYVDYATKDANGIVRKDLLLSMSQGLNRVTAKLEELGLVILKDENGKYVTRGNRNIKINGENIKPILAEAVKAQKNVKVINHVNITDYITEQDKVTGAYGFDVNEKIAYIFSAKAVLCATGGAAGLYRPNNPGFSRHKMWYPPFNTGAGYAMGILAGAEMTTFEMRFIALRCKDTIAPTGTIAQGVGAKQINSLGEVYETKYGITTEERVYGTVAENQEGRGPCYLHTEGIKEEQGKDLLKAYLNMAPSQTLKWIESGKEPNEQDVEIEGTEPYIVGGHTASGYWIDDARRTTLKGLYAAGDVAGGCPQKYVTGALVEGEIAAETILKDLKQEEEGQQSEGQASKEQLEKLAQAVDQEYESCFAEKKSFFGTEQIEEAMQKVMDAYAGGIGTNYRYNEKQLNIAEEKIDQLFALTKDLTAKDTDDLLHIYEVKERLVVCKSVIAHLKARKETRWRGFGQNMDYPGTKDDWDKKAVNSVYENGKIKILFRDLTQTPDFGQKGGTL
- a CDS encoding sulfate/molybdate ABC transporter ATP-binding protein, with the translated sequence MAVNVLLEMERIMAEQNYVELRHVNKKYKDFQASDDINFGIGKGKLIGLLGPSGSGKTTILRMLAGLEHADSGEIIIDGRVVNDVPASERGIGFVFQNYALFRYMTVYDNIAFGLDVKKWKKADIRRRVDELVELVGLKGFEKRYPNQLSGGQRQRVAFARALAPNPELLLLDEPFAAIDAKVRQELRSWLREMITRVGITSIFVTHDQDEAIEVADEIIITNHGHIEQAGTPIEIYSQPKTPFVTEFMGSPTRISNITSFHGYEELGEGLHAVVRPEHVSVTKKTEQSRFSSSVEEGVVERVMFRGREVELHVRVHDVLLVANRRLEEASITEGERVNVFIYQVFAFPAGENGTQNVNIVENANIETEKLFYI
- the cysW gene encoding sulfate ABC transporter permease subunit CysW translates to MYGDRQNICQVLQKSDHRKEKAMEIRKNSGPLKWILIGISTLFLIVMLILPLTYVLVTAFGEGIKVFVASVTDYYALKAIGLTLEVTLIAVVVNTIFGIAASWCITRFQFHGKKILSTLIDLPLTISPVIAGLIYILTFGRQSILYEYLRSAGIKMIFAVPGIVVATVFVTFPFISREIIPVLSTLGTDEEEAAALMGANGFTIFRKITFPHIKWALLYGIVLCTARAMGEFGAVSVLSGHLQGKTNTMPLYIELLYQGYDFTGAFAVSAILVCMAVVILVLRSVLEHKGKEA
- the cysT gene encoding sulfate ABC transporter permease subunit CysT → MRKSKNKRVIPGFGLSFGVTITMLGLIVIIPLCSLVVFSAKLSFPEFLDTITRPRVLSSYAVSFFTAFVAAAIDAVMGMIIAWVLVRYDFPGKAIMDGIIELPFALPTAVAGIALTHLTTTEGWVGAFFQKFGIKIAYTRLGIIVALVFIGIPFVVRAVQPVLEKIDIQYEEAANILGANSRQTMFRVILPEILPSLIAGFTMSFARGLGEYGSVVFIAGNTPYETEIAPLMIMSKLQEFDYASATSIALVMLAAAFVILFINAWLQSRASKIVSGIA
- a CDS encoding sulfate ABC transporter substrate-binding protein; its protein translation is MRKRMAAILAAAMLAMGTFAGCGSVADADTVEIVNVSYDPTRELYQAYNTLFEKHWEEQTGQKVRIIQSHGGSGKQALEVANGLDADVVTLALEGDIKTISDSGLIDPGFTSEFPDDSAPYTSTIVFLVRKGNPKQIKDWDDLLRSDVSVITPNPKTSGGARWNYLAAWYYFEGQGESEENITEHMKTLYQNVLVLDSGARGSTTTFIENGQGDVLIAWENEAFLSMQEEPGEYEIVVPSASVLCQPTVAVVDEVVDRRCSRAVAEEYLNYLYSDEAQKLAGENYYRPADQDIAKQFYTEEGTHEITKVPSDGKWMVTDVAMADISHFGGWDAVIEKHFSDGGIFDTIYERNR